A single window of Arvicanthis niloticus isolate mArvNil1 chromosome 20, mArvNil1.pat.X, whole genome shotgun sequence DNA harbors:
- the Bag6 gene encoding large proline-rich protein BAG6 isoform X5: MCVCMCLAACWLSRVAGIPTKGGGGRRGRSASPSSLPELSAMEPSDSASTAMEEPDSLEVLVKTLDSQTRTFIVGAQMNVKEFKEHIAASVSIPSEKQRLIYQGRVLQDDKKLQEYNVGGKVIHLVERAPPQTQLPSGASSGTGSASATHGGAPLPGTRAPGASVHDRNANSYVMVGTFNLPSDGSAVDVHINMEQAPIQSEPRVRLVMAQHMIRDIQTLLSRMECRGGAQAQASQPPSQTPTVASETSEPVESEAPPREPMESEEMEERPPTQTPELTPSGPASAGPAPTGPAPAPETNAPNHPSPAEHVEVLQELQRLQRRLQPFLQRYCEVLGAAATTDYNNNHEGREEDQRLINLVGESLRLLGNTFVALSDLRCNLACAPPRHLHVVRPMSHYTTPMVLQQAAIPIQINVGTTVTMTGNGARPPPAPGAEAATPGSGQASSLPPSSTTVDSSTEGAPPPGPAPPPASSHPRVIRISHQSVEPVVMMHMNIQDSGAQPGGVPSAPTGPLGPPGHGQTLGQQVPGFPTAPTRVVIARPTPPQARPSHPGGPPVSGALQGAGLGTNTSLAQMVSGLVGQLLMQPVLVAQGTPGMAPAQAPAPAPAPAPAPATASASAGTTNTATTAGPAPGGPAQPPPPQPSAADLQFSQLLGNLLGPAGPGAGGPGMASPTITVAMPGVPAFLQGMTDFLQASQTAPPPPPPPPPPPPAPEQQTTPPPGSPSGGTASPGGLGPESLPPEFFTSVVQGVLSSLLGSLGARAGSSESIAAFIQRLSGSSNIFEPGADGALGFFGALLSLLCQNFSMVDVVMLLHGHFQPLQRLQPQLRSFFHQHYLGGQEPTPSNIRMATHTLITGLEEYVRESFSLVQVQPGVDIIRTNLEFLQEQFNSIAAHVLHCTDSGFGARLLELCNQGLFECLALNLHCLGGQQMELAAVINGRIRRMSRGVNPSLVSWLTTMMGLRLQVVLEHMPVGPDAILRYVRRVGDPPQALPEEPMEVQGAERTSPEPQRENASPAPGTTAEEAMSRAPPPAPEGGSRDEQDGASADAEPWAAAVPPEWVPIIQQDIQSQRKVKPQPPLSDAYLSGMPAKRRKTMQGEGPQLLLSEAVSRAAKAAGARPLTSPESLSRDLEAPEVQESYRQQLRSDIQKRLQEDPNYSPQRFPNAHRAFADDP, translated from the exons atgtgtgtttgtatgtgtttggccGCGTGTTGGTTAAGTCGTGTTGCTGGAATACCGACGAAAGGCGGAGGCGGAAGGAGGGGTCGATCAGCGAGCCCGTCCAGCCTCCC AGAGCTGTCGGCCATGGAGCCGAGTGATAGTGCCAGTACCGCTATGGAGGAGCCTGACAGCCTGGAGGTACTGGTGAAGACCCTGGACTCTCAGACTCGGACTTTTATTGTGGGGGCCCAG ATGAACGTAAAGGAGTTTAAGGAACACATAGCTGCTTCTGTCAGCATCCCTTCCGAGAAACAGCGGCTCATCTACCAGGGCCGGGTTCTGCAAGATGATAAGAAGCTCCAGGAATACA ATGTTGGGGGAAAGGTTATCCACCTGGTGGAACGGGCTCCTCCTCAGACTCAGCTTCCttctggagcatcttctgggacAGGCTCTGCCTCAGCTACTCATGGTGGGGCACCCCTGCCCGGCACTCGGGCCCCTGGGGCCTCTGTTCATGACCGGAATGCCAACAGCTATGTCATGGTTGGAACCTTCAATCTTCCT AGTGACGGCTCTGCTGTGGATGTTCACATCAACATGGAACAGGCCCCAATTCAG AGTGAGCCCCGGGTGCGGCTGGTGATGGCTCAGCACATGATTAGGGATATACAGACCTTACTGTCCCGGATGGAG TGTCGAGGGGGAGCCCAAGCACAGGCCAGTCAGCCACCCTCACAGACACCGACTGTGGCCTCAGAAACATCAGAACCAGTTGAAAGTGAAGCCCCTCCTCGAGAGCCCATGGAGTCAGAAGAAATGGAGGAACGTCCCCCAACCCAGACTCCAGAGCTTACGCCCTCTGGCCCAGCTTCAGCGGGCCCAGCACCCACAGGCCCAGCACCCGCGCCAGAGACAAATGCACCCAA CCACCCTTCCCCTGCAGAGCATGTGGAGGTGCTCCAGGAGCTTCAGCGCTTGCAGCGCCGTCTTCAGCCCTTCTTGCAACGCTACTGTGAGGTCCTGGGTGCTGCTGCCACTACAGACTACAACAACAAC CATGAGGGCCGTGAGGAGGACCAGCGGTTGATCAACTTGGTGGGGGAGAGCTTGCGGCTACTGGGCAACACTTTCGTGGCATTGTCCGATCTGCGCTGCAATCTGGCCTGTGCCCCTCCACGGCATCTGCATGTGGTACGGCCTATGTCTCACTACACGACTCCCATGGTGCTCCAGCAGGCAGCCATTCCCATTCAG ATCAATGTGGGGACTACTGTGACCATGACAGGCAATGGGGCTCGGCCTCCACCAGCTCCTGGTGCGGAGGCAGCAACTCCAGGTTCAGGCCAGGCCTCATCCCTGCCTCCGTCTTCTACCACTGTTGATTCGTCAACTGAAGGAGCTCCGCCACCCGGACCAGCACCGCCACCAGCCAGCAGCCACCCACGGGTCATCCGGATCTCCCACCAGAGTGTAGAGCCCGTGGTCATGATGCACATGAACATTCAAG ACTCTGGAGCACAGCCTGGTGGTGTGCCGAGTGCTCCCACTGGTCCACTGGGACCTCCTGGTCACGGACAGACCCTGG GACAGCAGGTGCCCGGCTTCCCAACAGCACCAACTCGGGTGGTGATTGCCCGGCCCACTCCTCCACAGGCTCGTCCTTCGCATCCTGGGGGACCTCCAGTCTCTGGAGCTCTG CAGGGCGCTGGGCTGGGTACAAACACTTCATTGGCCCAGATGGTGAGCGGCCTTGTGGGGCAGCTTCTTATGCAGCCTGTTCTTGTGG CTCAGGGGACTCCAGGAATGGCCCCGGCTCAGGCTCCGGCCCCAGCTCCGGCTCCAGCTCCGGCTCCTGCCACTGCTTCAGCTAGTGCTGGCACTACCAACACAGCTACCACAGCTGGCCCTGCTCCTGGGGGTCCTGCccagcctccacctcctcagCCCTCTGCGGctgatcttcagttctctcagcTCCTGGGAAATCTGCTGGGACCTGCAGGGCCAGGGGCTGGGGGCCCAGGCATGGCTTCTCCCACCATCACTGTGGCAATGCCTGGTGTCCCTGCTTTTCTCCAGGGCATGACTGATTTTTTACAG GCATCACAGActgcccctccaccccctccacctcctccacccccaccccctgccccagaGCAGCAGACCACACCTCCACCAGGGTCCCCTTCTGGTGGAACAGCGAGTCCTGGCGGCTTAGGTCCTGAGAGCCTGCCCCCAGAGtttttcacctcagtggtgcagGGCGTGCTGAGCTCCCTCCTGGGCTCCTTGGGGGCTCGCGCGGGCAGCAGTGAGAGCATTGCTGCCTTCATCCAACGCCTCAGTGGATCCAGCAACATCTTTGAGCCTGGGGCTGATGGCGCCCTTG GATTCTTTGgagctctgctctctcttctgtgcCAGAACTTCTCCATGGTGGATGTGGTGATGCTGCTCCATGGCCATTTCCAGCCACTGCAGCGGCTCCAGCCACAGCTACGATCTTTCTTCCACCAGCACTACCTGGGTGGCCAGGAGCCCACACCTAGCAACATCCGG ATGGCAACCCACACACTGATCACTGGGCTGGAAGAGTATGTACGGGAGAGTTTT TCTTTGGTGCAGGTTCAACCAGGTGTGGACATCATCAGGACAAACTTGGAATTCCTCCAAGAGCAGTTTAACAGCATTGCTGCTCACGTGCTGCACTGTACAG ACAGTGGATTTGGAGCCCGGCTGCTGGAGCTGTGTAACCAGGGCCTGTTTGAATGCCTGGCCCTGAACCTGCACTGTTTGGGGGGGCAGCAGATGGAGCTTGCTGCTGTCATCAATGGCCGAATT CGCCGCATGTCTCGTGGGGTGAATCCATCCTTGGTGAGCTGGCTGACAACTATGATGGGACTGAGGCTTCAGGTGGTCTTGGAGCACATGCCTGTGGGTCCCGATGCCATCCTCAGATACGTTCGCAGGGTTGGTGATCCTCCTCAG GCACTTCCTGAAGAGCCAATGGAAGTTCAGGGAGCAGAAAGAACTTCCCCTGAACCTCAG agagagaatgctTCCCCAGCCCCTGGAACAACAGCAGAAGAAGCCATGTCCCGAGCTCCACCCCCTGCTCCTGAAGGAGGTTCCCGAGATGAACAGGATGGAGCTTCAGCTGATGCAGAACCGTGGGCAGCTGCAGTCCCCCCT gaaTGGGTCCCTATTATCCAGCAGGACATTCAGAGCCAGCGGAAGGTGAAACCTCAGCCGCCCCTGAGTGATGCCTACCTCAGTGGCATGCCTGCCAAGAGACGAAAG ACAATGCAGGGTGAGGGCCCCCAGCTGCTACTCTCAGAGGCAGTGAGCCGGGCAGCTAAGGCAGCCGGAGCTCGGCCCCTGACAAGCCCCGAGAGCCTGAGCCGGGACCTGGAGGCACCAGAGGTTCAGGAGAGCTACAGGCAGCAG ctccGGTCTGATATCCAAAAACGACTGCAGGAAGATCCCAACTACAGCCCCCAGCGCTTCCCTAATGCCCACCGGGCATTTGCTGATGACCCCTAG
- the Bag6 gene encoding large proline-rich protein BAG6 isoform X4, whose translation MCVCMCLAACWLSRVAGIPTKGGGGRRGRSASPSSLPELSAMEPSDSASTAMEEPDSLEVLVKTLDSQTRTFIVGAQMNVKEFKEHIAASVSIPSEKQRLIYQGRVLQDDKKLQEYNVGGKVIHLVERAPPQTQLPSGASSGTGSASATHGGAPLPGTRAPGASVHDRNANSYVMVGTFNLPSEPRVRLVMAQHMIRDIQTLLSRMECRGGAQAQASQPPSQTPTVASETSEPVESEAPPREPMESEEMEERPPTQTPELTPSGPASAGPAPTGPAPAPETNAPNHPSPAEHVEVLQELQRLQRRLQPFLQRYCEVLGAAATTDYNNNHEGREEDQRLINLVGESLRLLGNTFVALSDLRCNLACAPPRHLHVVRPMSHYTTPMVLQQAAIPIQINVGTTVTMTGNGARPPPAPGAEAATPGSGQASSLPPSSTTVDSSTEGAPPPGPAPPPASSHPRVIRISHQSVEPVVMMHMNIQDSGAQPGGVPSAPTGPLGPPGHGQTLGSTLIQLPSLPPEFMHAVAHQITHQAMVAAVASAAAGQQVPGFPTAPTRVVIARPTPPQARPSHPGGPPVSGALGAGLGTNTSLAQMVSGLVGQLLMQPVLVAQGTPGMAPAQAPAPAPAPAPAPATASASAGTTNTATTAGPAPGGPAQPPPPQPSAADLQFSQLLGNLLGPAGPGAGGPGMASPTITVAMPGVPAFLQGMTDFLQASQTAPPPPPPPPPPPPAPEQQTTPPPGSPSGGTASPGGLGPESLPPEFFTSVVQGVLSSLLGSLGARAGSSESIAAFIQRLSGSSNIFEPGADGALGFFGALLSLLCQNFSMVDVVMLLHGHFQPLQRLQPQLRSFFHQHYLGGQEPTPSNIRMATHTLITGLEEYVRESFSLVQVQPGVDIIRTNLEFLQEQFNSIAAHVLHCTDSGFGARLLELCNQGLFECLALNLHCLGGQQMELAAVINGRIRRMSRGVNPSLVSWLTTMMGLRLQVVLEHMPVGPDAILRYVRRVGDPPQALPEEPMEVQGAERTSPEPQRENASPAPGTTAEEAMSRAPPPAPEGGSRDEQDGASADAEPWAAAVPPEWVPIIQQDIQSQRKVKPQPPLSDAYLSGMPAKRRKTMQGEGPQLLLSEAVSRAAKAAGARPLTSPESLSRDLEAPEVQESYRQQLRSDIQKRLQEDPNYSPQRFPNAHRAFADDP comes from the exons atgtgtgtttgtatgtgtttggccGCGTGTTGGTTAAGTCGTGTTGCTGGAATACCGACGAAAGGCGGAGGCGGAAGGAGGGGTCGATCAGCGAGCCCGTCCAGCCTCCC AGAGCTGTCGGCCATGGAGCCGAGTGATAGTGCCAGTACCGCTATGGAGGAGCCTGACAGCCTGGAGGTACTGGTGAAGACCCTGGACTCTCAGACTCGGACTTTTATTGTGGGGGCCCAG ATGAACGTAAAGGAGTTTAAGGAACACATAGCTGCTTCTGTCAGCATCCCTTCCGAGAAACAGCGGCTCATCTACCAGGGCCGGGTTCTGCAAGATGATAAGAAGCTCCAGGAATACA ATGTTGGGGGAAAGGTTATCCACCTGGTGGAACGGGCTCCTCCTCAGACTCAGCTTCCttctggagcatcttctgggacAGGCTCTGCCTCAGCTACTCATGGTGGGGCACCCCTGCCCGGCACTCGGGCCCCTGGGGCCTCTGTTCATGACCGGAATGCCAACAGCTATGTCATGGTTGGAACCTTCAATCTTCCT AGTGAGCCCCGGGTGCGGCTGGTGATGGCTCAGCACATGATTAGGGATATACAGACCTTACTGTCCCGGATGGAG TGTCGAGGGGGAGCCCAAGCACAGGCCAGTCAGCCACCCTCACAGACACCGACTGTGGCCTCAGAAACATCAGAACCAGTTGAAAGTGAAGCCCCTCCTCGAGAGCCCATGGAGTCAGAAGAAATGGAGGAACGTCCCCCAACCCAGACTCCAGAGCTTACGCCCTCTGGCCCAGCTTCAGCGGGCCCAGCACCCACAGGCCCAGCACCCGCGCCAGAGACAAATGCACCCAA CCACCCTTCCCCTGCAGAGCATGTGGAGGTGCTCCAGGAGCTTCAGCGCTTGCAGCGCCGTCTTCAGCCCTTCTTGCAACGCTACTGTGAGGTCCTGGGTGCTGCTGCCACTACAGACTACAACAACAAC CATGAGGGCCGTGAGGAGGACCAGCGGTTGATCAACTTGGTGGGGGAGAGCTTGCGGCTACTGGGCAACACTTTCGTGGCATTGTCCGATCTGCGCTGCAATCTGGCCTGTGCCCCTCCACGGCATCTGCATGTGGTACGGCCTATGTCTCACTACACGACTCCCATGGTGCTCCAGCAGGCAGCCATTCCCATTCAG ATCAATGTGGGGACTACTGTGACCATGACAGGCAATGGGGCTCGGCCTCCACCAGCTCCTGGTGCGGAGGCAGCAACTCCAGGTTCAGGCCAGGCCTCATCCCTGCCTCCGTCTTCTACCACTGTTGATTCGTCAACTGAAGGAGCTCCGCCACCCGGACCAGCACCGCCACCAGCCAGCAGCCACCCACGGGTCATCCGGATCTCCCACCAGAGTGTAGAGCCCGTGGTCATGATGCACATGAACATTCAAG ACTCTGGAGCACAGCCTGGTGGTGTGCCGAGTGCTCCCACTGGTCCACTGGGACCTCCTGGTCACGGACAGACCCTGG GCTCCACCCTCATCCAgctgccctccctgccccctgaGTTCATGCACGCCGTCGCCCACCAGATCACTCATCAGGCCATGGTGGCAGCTGTTGCCTCCGCGGCCGCAG GACAGCAGGTGCCCGGCTTCCCAACAGCACCAACTCGGGTGGTGATTGCCCGGCCCACTCCTCCACAGGCTCGTCCTTCGCATCCTGGGGGACCTCCAGTCTCTGGAGCTCTG GGCGCTGGGCTGGGTACAAACACTTCATTGGCCCAGATGGTGAGCGGCCTTGTGGGGCAGCTTCTTATGCAGCCTGTTCTTGTGG CTCAGGGGACTCCAGGAATGGCCCCGGCTCAGGCTCCGGCCCCAGCTCCGGCTCCAGCTCCGGCTCCTGCCACTGCTTCAGCTAGTGCTGGCACTACCAACACAGCTACCACAGCTGGCCCTGCTCCTGGGGGTCCTGCccagcctccacctcctcagCCCTCTGCGGctgatcttcagttctctcagcTCCTGGGAAATCTGCTGGGACCTGCAGGGCCAGGGGCTGGGGGCCCAGGCATGGCTTCTCCCACCATCACTGTGGCAATGCCTGGTGTCCCTGCTTTTCTCCAGGGCATGACTGATTTTTTACAG GCATCACAGActgcccctccaccccctccacctcctccacccccaccccctgccccagaGCAGCAGACCACACCTCCACCAGGGTCCCCTTCTGGTGGAACAGCGAGTCCTGGCGGCTTAGGTCCTGAGAGCCTGCCCCCAGAGtttttcacctcagtggtgcagGGCGTGCTGAGCTCCCTCCTGGGCTCCTTGGGGGCTCGCGCGGGCAGCAGTGAGAGCATTGCTGCCTTCATCCAACGCCTCAGTGGATCCAGCAACATCTTTGAGCCTGGGGCTGATGGCGCCCTTG GATTCTTTGgagctctgctctctcttctgtgcCAGAACTTCTCCATGGTGGATGTGGTGATGCTGCTCCATGGCCATTTCCAGCCACTGCAGCGGCTCCAGCCACAGCTACGATCTTTCTTCCACCAGCACTACCTGGGTGGCCAGGAGCCCACACCTAGCAACATCCGG ATGGCAACCCACACACTGATCACTGGGCTGGAAGAGTATGTACGGGAGAGTTTT TCTTTGGTGCAGGTTCAACCAGGTGTGGACATCATCAGGACAAACTTGGAATTCCTCCAAGAGCAGTTTAACAGCATTGCTGCTCACGTGCTGCACTGTACAG ACAGTGGATTTGGAGCCCGGCTGCTGGAGCTGTGTAACCAGGGCCTGTTTGAATGCCTGGCCCTGAACCTGCACTGTTTGGGGGGGCAGCAGATGGAGCTTGCTGCTGTCATCAATGGCCGAATT CGCCGCATGTCTCGTGGGGTGAATCCATCCTTGGTGAGCTGGCTGACAACTATGATGGGACTGAGGCTTCAGGTGGTCTTGGAGCACATGCCTGTGGGTCCCGATGCCATCCTCAGATACGTTCGCAGGGTTGGTGATCCTCCTCAG GCACTTCCTGAAGAGCCAATGGAAGTTCAGGGAGCAGAAAGAACTTCCCCTGAACCTCAG agagagaatgctTCCCCAGCCCCTGGAACAACAGCAGAAGAAGCCATGTCCCGAGCTCCACCCCCTGCTCCTGAAGGAGGTTCCCGAGATGAACAGGATGGAGCTTCAGCTGATGCAGAACCGTGGGCAGCTGCAGTCCCCCCT gaaTGGGTCCCTATTATCCAGCAGGACATTCAGAGCCAGCGGAAGGTGAAACCTCAGCCGCCCCTGAGTGATGCCTACCTCAGTGGCATGCCTGCCAAGAGACGAAAG ACAATGCAGGGTGAGGGCCCCCAGCTGCTACTCTCAGAGGCAGTGAGCCGGGCAGCTAAGGCAGCCGGAGCTCGGCCCCTGACAAGCCCCGAGAGCCTGAGCCGGGACCTGGAGGCACCAGAGGTTCAGGAGAGCTACAGGCAGCAG ctccGGTCTGATATCCAAAAACGACTGCAGGAAGATCCCAACTACAGCCCCCAGCGCTTCCCTAATGCCCACCGGGCATTTGCTGATGACCCCTAG
- the Bag6 gene encoding large proline-rich protein BAG6 isoform X12 → MCVCMCLAACWLSRVAGIPTKGGGGRRGRSASPSSLPELSAMEPSDSASTAMEEPDSLEVLVKTLDSQTRTFIVGAQMNVKEFKEHIAASVSIPSEKQRLIYQGRVLQDDKKLQEYNVGGKVIHLVERAPPQTQLPSGASSGTGSASATHGGAPLPGTRAPGASVHDRNANSYVMVGTFNLPSEPRVRLVMAQHMIRDIQTLLSRMECRGGAQAQASQPPSQTPTVASETSEPVESEAPPREPMESEEMEERPPTQTPELTPSGPASAGPAPTGPAPAPETNAPNHPSPAEHVEVLQELQRLQRRLQPFLQRYCEVLGAAATTDYNNNHEGREEDQRLINLVGESLRLLGNTFVALSDLRCNLACAPPRHLHVVRPMSHYTTPMVLQQAAIPIQINVGTTVTMTGNGARPPPAPGAEAATPGSGQASSLPPSSTTVDSSTEGAPPPGPAPPPASSHPRVIRISHQSVEPVVMMHMNIQDSGAQPGGVPSAPTGPLGPPGHGQTLGSTLIQLPSLPPEFMHAVAHQITHQAMVAAVASAAAGQQVPGFPTAPTRVVIARPTPPQARPSHPGGPPVSGALGAGLGTNTSLAQMVSGLVGQLLMQPVLVAQGTPGMAPAQAPAPAPAPAPAPATASASAGTTNTATTAGPAPGGPAQPPPPQPSAADLQFSQLLGNLLGPAGPGAGGPGMASPTITVAMPGVPAFLQGMTDFLQASQTAPPPPPPPPPPPPAPEQQTTPPPGSPSGGTASPGGLGPESLPPEFFTSVVQGVLSSLLGSLGARAGSSESIAAFIQRLSGSSNIFEPGADGALGFFGALLSLLCQNFSMVDVVMLLHGHFQPLQRLQPQLRSFFHQHYLGGQEPTPSNIRMATHTLITGLEEYVRESFSLVQVQPGVDIIRTNLEFLQEQFNSIAAHVLHCTDSGFGARLLELCNQGLFECLALNLHCLGGQQMELAAVINGRIRRMSRGVNPSLVSWLTTMMGLRLQVVLEHMPVGPDAILRYVRRVGDPPQALPEEPMEVQGAERTSPEPQRENASPAPGTTAEEAMSRAPPPAPEGGSRDEQDGASADAEPWAAAVPPEWVPIIQQDIQSQRKVKPQPPLSDAYLSGMPAKRRKLRSDIQKRLQEDPNYSPQRFPNAHRAFADDP, encoded by the exons atgtgtgtttgtatgtgtttggccGCGTGTTGGTTAAGTCGTGTTGCTGGAATACCGACGAAAGGCGGAGGCGGAAGGAGGGGTCGATCAGCGAGCCCGTCCAGCCTCCC AGAGCTGTCGGCCATGGAGCCGAGTGATAGTGCCAGTACCGCTATGGAGGAGCCTGACAGCCTGGAGGTACTGGTGAAGACCCTGGACTCTCAGACTCGGACTTTTATTGTGGGGGCCCAG ATGAACGTAAAGGAGTTTAAGGAACACATAGCTGCTTCTGTCAGCATCCCTTCCGAGAAACAGCGGCTCATCTACCAGGGCCGGGTTCTGCAAGATGATAAGAAGCTCCAGGAATACA ATGTTGGGGGAAAGGTTATCCACCTGGTGGAACGGGCTCCTCCTCAGACTCAGCTTCCttctggagcatcttctgggacAGGCTCTGCCTCAGCTACTCATGGTGGGGCACCCCTGCCCGGCACTCGGGCCCCTGGGGCCTCTGTTCATGACCGGAATGCCAACAGCTATGTCATGGTTGGAACCTTCAATCTTCCT AGTGAGCCCCGGGTGCGGCTGGTGATGGCTCAGCACATGATTAGGGATATACAGACCTTACTGTCCCGGATGGAG TGTCGAGGGGGAGCCCAAGCACAGGCCAGTCAGCCACCCTCACAGACACCGACTGTGGCCTCAGAAACATCAGAACCAGTTGAAAGTGAAGCCCCTCCTCGAGAGCCCATGGAGTCAGAAGAAATGGAGGAACGTCCCCCAACCCAGACTCCAGAGCTTACGCCCTCTGGCCCAGCTTCAGCGGGCCCAGCACCCACAGGCCCAGCACCCGCGCCAGAGACAAATGCACCCAA CCACCCTTCCCCTGCAGAGCATGTGGAGGTGCTCCAGGAGCTTCAGCGCTTGCAGCGCCGTCTTCAGCCCTTCTTGCAACGCTACTGTGAGGTCCTGGGTGCTGCTGCCACTACAGACTACAACAACAAC CATGAGGGCCGTGAGGAGGACCAGCGGTTGATCAACTTGGTGGGGGAGAGCTTGCGGCTACTGGGCAACACTTTCGTGGCATTGTCCGATCTGCGCTGCAATCTGGCCTGTGCCCCTCCACGGCATCTGCATGTGGTACGGCCTATGTCTCACTACACGACTCCCATGGTGCTCCAGCAGGCAGCCATTCCCATTCAG ATCAATGTGGGGACTACTGTGACCATGACAGGCAATGGGGCTCGGCCTCCACCAGCTCCTGGTGCGGAGGCAGCAACTCCAGGTTCAGGCCAGGCCTCATCCCTGCCTCCGTCTTCTACCACTGTTGATTCGTCAACTGAAGGAGCTCCGCCACCCGGACCAGCACCGCCACCAGCCAGCAGCCACCCACGGGTCATCCGGATCTCCCACCAGAGTGTAGAGCCCGTGGTCATGATGCACATGAACATTCAAG ACTCTGGAGCACAGCCTGGTGGTGTGCCGAGTGCTCCCACTGGTCCACTGGGACCTCCTGGTCACGGACAGACCCTGG GCTCCACCCTCATCCAgctgccctccctgccccctgaGTTCATGCACGCCGTCGCCCACCAGATCACTCATCAGGCCATGGTGGCAGCTGTTGCCTCCGCGGCCGCAG GACAGCAGGTGCCCGGCTTCCCAACAGCACCAACTCGGGTGGTGATTGCCCGGCCCACTCCTCCACAGGCTCGTCCTTCGCATCCTGGGGGACCTCCAGTCTCTGGAGCTCTG GGCGCTGGGCTGGGTACAAACACTTCATTGGCCCAGATGGTGAGCGGCCTTGTGGGGCAGCTTCTTATGCAGCCTGTTCTTGTGG CTCAGGGGACTCCAGGAATGGCCCCGGCTCAGGCTCCGGCCCCAGCTCCGGCTCCAGCTCCGGCTCCTGCCACTGCTTCAGCTAGTGCTGGCACTACCAACACAGCTACCACAGCTGGCCCTGCTCCTGGGGGTCCTGCccagcctccacctcctcagCCCTCTGCGGctgatcttcagttctctcagcTCCTGGGAAATCTGCTGGGACCTGCAGGGCCAGGGGCTGGGGGCCCAGGCATGGCTTCTCCCACCATCACTGTGGCAATGCCTGGTGTCCCTGCTTTTCTCCAGGGCATGACTGATTTTTTACAG GCATCACAGActgcccctccaccccctccacctcctccacccccaccccctgccccagaGCAGCAGACCACACCTCCACCAGGGTCCCCTTCTGGTGGAACAGCGAGTCCTGGCGGCTTAGGTCCTGAGAGCCTGCCCCCAGAGtttttcacctcagtggtgcagGGCGTGCTGAGCTCCCTCCTGGGCTCCTTGGGGGCTCGCGCGGGCAGCAGTGAGAGCATTGCTGCCTTCATCCAACGCCTCAGTGGATCCAGCAACATCTTTGAGCCTGGGGCTGATGGCGCCCTTG GATTCTTTGgagctctgctctctcttctgtgcCAGAACTTCTCCATGGTGGATGTGGTGATGCTGCTCCATGGCCATTTCCAGCCACTGCAGCGGCTCCAGCCACAGCTACGATCTTTCTTCCACCAGCACTACCTGGGTGGCCAGGAGCCCACACCTAGCAACATCCGG ATGGCAACCCACACACTGATCACTGGGCTGGAAGAGTATGTACGGGAGAGTTTT TCTTTGGTGCAGGTTCAACCAGGTGTGGACATCATCAGGACAAACTTGGAATTCCTCCAAGAGCAGTTTAACAGCATTGCTGCTCACGTGCTGCACTGTACAG ACAGTGGATTTGGAGCCCGGCTGCTGGAGCTGTGTAACCAGGGCCTGTTTGAATGCCTGGCCCTGAACCTGCACTGTTTGGGGGGGCAGCAGATGGAGCTTGCTGCTGTCATCAATGGCCGAATT CGCCGCATGTCTCGTGGGGTGAATCCATCCTTGGTGAGCTGGCTGACAACTATGATGGGACTGAGGCTTCAGGTGGTCTTGGAGCACATGCCTGTGGGTCCCGATGCCATCCTCAGATACGTTCGCAGGGTTGGTGATCCTCCTCAG GCACTTCCTGAAGAGCCAATGGAAGTTCAGGGAGCAGAAAGAACTTCCCCTGAACCTCAG agagagaatgctTCCCCAGCCCCTGGAACAACAGCAGAAGAAGCCATGTCCCGAGCTCCACCCCCTGCTCCTGAAGGAGGTTCCCGAGATGAACAGGATGGAGCTTCAGCTGATGCAGAACCGTGGGCAGCTGCAGTCCCCCCT gaaTGGGTCCCTATTATCCAGCAGGACATTCAGAGCCAGCGGAAGGTGAAACCTCAGCCGCCCCTGAGTGATGCCTACCTCAGTGGCATGCCTGCCAAGAGACGAAAG ctccGGTCTGATATCCAAAAACGACTGCAGGAAGATCCCAACTACAGCCCCCAGCGCTTCCCTAATGCCCACCGGGCATTTGCTGATGACCCCTAG